The Sphingomonas alpina genome has a segment encoding these proteins:
- a CDS encoding DNA primase, which produces MGGYQVPGEGTGDDGFEEEGYDESQRAEILEVTRDGPTDGTILTDLMPDIGDDEDDDDLEMSSDEIGEDDDEDVSDEDDDDEDDLQEDFDNGALDEDDELTDADDAALKP; this is translated from the coding sequence ATGGGCGGTTATCAGGTGCCGGGCGAAGGCACCGGCGACGACGGGTTCGAAGAGGAAGGCTATGACGAGAGCCAGCGCGCCGAGATCCTGGAGGTCACACGCGACGGGCCAACCGACGGCACGATCCTGACCGACCTGATGCCCGATATCGGCGATGACGAGGACGACGACGACCTCGAAATGAGCAGCGACGAAATCGGCGAGGACGATGACGAGGATGTCAGCGACGAAGACGATGACGATGAGGACGACCTGCAGGAAGATTTCGATAATGGTGCGCTCGACGAAGATGACGAGCTGACCGATGCGGACGACGCCGCGCTGAAGCCCTGA
- a CDS encoding ExbD/TolR family protein, which produces MAARGIKYGPARSENTEPFSDLNITPLIDVLLVLLVMMILTIPIMTHKVPVDIQPGESDPSTATVHRIDLNANGSLTWDNAPITDAALPARLAGFMKENNAQLQIRAAATARYERFDQTLATIKRAGVTRLGFVGNERYAKFGDL; this is translated from the coding sequence ATGGCTGCTCGTGGGATAAAATATGGTCCGGCTCGCAGTGAGAATACCGAGCCCTTTTCCGACCTCAACATCACGCCGCTGATCGATGTGCTGCTCGTCCTGCTGGTGATGATGATCCTGACCATCCCGATCATGACGCACAAGGTGCCGGTCGACATACAACCGGGCGAATCCGATCCATCGACCGCCACCGTCCATCGCATTGATCTCAACGCCAACGGCTCACTCACCTGGGACAATGCGCCGATCACCGATGCGGCGCTGCCGGCACGGCTCGCCGGGTTCATGAAGGAGAATAATGCGCAGTTGCAGATCCGCGCCGCCGCCACCGCGCGCTATGAGCGGTTCGACCAGACGCTGGCGACGATCAAGCGGGCTGGTGTGACCCGGCTCGGCTTTGTCGGCAACGAACGCTACGCAAAGTTCGGCGACCTCTGA
- a CDS encoding YdeI/OmpD-associated family protein, translated as MPTDPRVDAYIAACAPFARPILTLCRTRLHAVLPEVEETIKWGMPSFVYHGKPLAGMAAFKAHASFGFWKREAFATGREGEAMGQFGKLATIGDLPDKAAFDAMIREAGALIDTGAGGRTRAARPPKPEAEVPGELAEALARDDLAAATFANFPPSCRREYCEWIGDAKRAETRAKRVIEAIEWLREGKRRNWKYESC; from the coding sequence ATGCCGACCGATCCTCGCGTCGATGCTTATATTGCCGCCTGCGCGCCCTTCGCGCGGCCGATCCTCACCCTGTGCCGCACGCGGCTGCATGCCGTACTGCCGGAGGTGGAGGAGACGATCAAATGGGGCATGCCGAGCTTCGTCTATCACGGCAAGCCGCTGGCCGGGATGGCCGCGTTCAAGGCGCACGCAAGCTTTGGTTTCTGGAAGCGCGAGGCATTCGCCACCGGGCGTGAGGGCGAGGCGATGGGCCAGTTCGGCAAGCTCGCCACGATCGGCGACCTGCCCGACAAGGCCGCATTCGATGCGATGATCCGCGAAGCCGGGGCGTTGATCGATACGGGCGCCGGCGGCCGGACCCGCGCCGCACGCCCGCCCAAACCCGAGGCGGAGGTGCCCGGGGAACTTGCCGAGGCATTGGCCCGGGACGACCTTGCCGCCGCGACCTTCGCCAATTTTCCGCCGAGCTGCCGTCGTGAATATTGCGAATGGATCGGCGATGCCAAACGCGCGGAAACCAGGGCAAAGCGCGTCATCGAAGCGATCGAATGGCTGCGCGAGGGCAAGCGCCGCAACTGGAAATACGAGAGCTGCTGA